One window of the Ananas comosus cultivar F153 linkage group 21, ASM154086v1, whole genome shotgun sequence genome contains the following:
- the LOC109726130 gene encoding fasciclin-like arabinogalactan protein 19: MANPNPLLLLLLFSLLLLSLSSPAISVAETELDAAVSALRSRGYSLFGNAISASDLRLDLLLLPNSSSSSTSAAAAASFTFFAPTDPALFALDMASPAASYLRYLRYHVAIGRLPLPALLALPNPSLVHTLLPGRRISISRRRDPGTGADVLAANGVDVVAPGIFDGGAIAVHGLDGILSPVHHHSPIPPRSPDPPSASPDLSLPPSDPPDSRSPVPAPFDLSALFPSMAPTIAAGASAPISTPSTAPISSPELGFPPEGFPPSASPAASPAAETRVSWSGGIGAPASEGSEWCSANAEEGGGGGVRRCCGGVSWPSTPALDG; encoded by the coding sequence ATGGCGAATCCaaaccctctcctcctcctcctcctcttttccctcctactcctctctctctcttctccggCGATCTCGGTTGCTGAGACGGAGCTCGACGCCGCGGTCTCCGCTCTCCGATCCCGCGGCTACTCCCTCTTCGGCAACGCCATCTCCGCCTCCGACCTCCGCctcgacctcctcctcctccccaactcctcctcctcctcgacctccgccgccgccgctgcatcCTTCACCTTCTTCGCCCCCACCGACCCCGCCCTCTTCGCCCTCGACATGGCGTCCCCCGCCGCCTCctacctccgctacctccgctACCACGTCGCCATCGGCCGCCTCCCCctccccgccctcctcgccctcCCCAACCCCTCCCTCGTCCACACCCTCCTCCCCGGCCGCCGCATCTCCATCTCCCGCCGCCGCGACCCCGGCACCGGCGCCGACGTCCTCGCAGCCAACGGCGTCGACGTCGTCGCCCCCGGCATCTTCGACGGGGGGGCCATCGCCGTCCACGGCCTCGACGGGATCCTCTCCCCTGTGCACCACCATTCCCCTATCCCTCCTCGATCTCCGGATCCGCCCTCGGCTTCGCCGGATCTGAGCCTCCCGCCGTCCGATCCGCCCGATTCACGGTCTCCGGTGCCGGCGCCGTTCGATCTCAGCGCCCTTTTCCCATCGATGGCCCCCACGATCGCAGCGGGGGCGAGCGCCCCCATTTCGACGCCTTCTACGGCGCCGATCTCATCGCCGGAGCTAGGGTTTCCGCCGGAGGGGTTCCCGCCGAGTGCTTCCCCTGCCGCGAGCCCCGCGGCGGAGACGAGGGTTTCGTGGAGCGGCGGCATCGGAGCCCCGGCGAGCGAAGGGTCGGAGTGGTGCTCGGCGAACGccgaggagggaggaggggggGGGGTGCGGCGGTGTTGTGGCGGCGTTTCGTGGCCGTCCACGCCCGCGTTGGACGGCTGA
- the LOC109726173 gene encoding protein MAK16 homolog, translating to MQHDDVIWQVIRHNHCSYMAKIATGIFCRNPYNVTGICNRSSCPLANSRYATIRDHEGVFYVYMKTIERAHMPNKLWERVKLPRNYEKALEVIDKHLEYWPKLLVHKIKQRLTKMTQYRIRMRKLQLKVREKIMTVPRKEKKREARREEKAERAARIDNNIQQELVERLKKGVYPGEIVNIPEKLYNEVVEMEGLKPSPEEEEEEEEEEEDPEVEYVEGYDELEEEEDMEDFGGFPTDELLEDDEYGDMDEDDEQNKRRKRAGSDVEKLDDSDYSAKLKRKGKVIIEVEGNDNTADRQRAGM from the exons ATGCAACACGACGACGTAATATGGCAAGTGATCAGGCACAACCACTGCAGCTACATGGCCAA GATCGCTACGGGGATTTTCTGTAGAAATCCGTATAATGTTACTGGAATTTGTAATCGGAGCTCGTGCCCTCTCGCCAATAGCCGCTACGCGACGATCCGTGATCACGAAG GGGTCTTTTACGTGTATATGAAAACAATTGAAAGGGCTCACATGCCAAATAAACTGTGGGAAAGAGTAAAGCTGCCCAGAAATTATGAGAAAGCACTAGAAGTTATTGACAAGCATCTG GAATACTGGCCTAAGTTACTTGTGCACAAAATCAAGCAACGCCTTACTAAAATGACCCAATACAGGATACGTATGAGGAAGCTTCAGTTGAAAGTGAG GGAGAAGATAATGACAGTGcctagaaaagagaaaaaacgaGAGGCTAGGAGGGAAGAAAAAGCCGAAAGAGCTGCACGTATTGATAAT AACATCCAACAAGAATTGGTGGAGCGCCTTAAGAAAGGTGTTTATCCTGGTGAAATTGTCAACATCCCTGAGAAGTTGTATAATGAAGTAGTCGAAATGGAAGGGCTAAAGCCAAGtcctgaagaagaagaagaagaagaagaagaagaggaa GATCCTGAGGTAGAATATGTCGAGGGTTATGACGAACTTGAAGAGGAAGAGGACATGGAAGACTTTGGAGGTTTTCCGACGGATGAACTGTTGGAGGATGATGAATATG GTGACATGGACGAAGACGATGAACAGAATAAAAGGCGGAAGAGAGCTGGATCCGATGTGGAGAAGCTTGATGATAGTGATTATAGTGCAAAGCTCAAAAGAAAGGGGAAAGTTATCATTGAG GTTGAGGGCAATGACAATACGGCGGATAGACAAAGGGCGGGGATGTGA
- the LOC109726836 gene encoding uncharacterized protein LOC109726836: MAKSKGLKLPKPPKLFANVGGLGLAAIAYVCVDYLRYASPSWHARLQPALWAALALAAAARAPFYRHWALELRAAAPFLAAMVFMLLAFLCEALSVRFVTAVLGLDWHNSTDPLPDTGQWLLLALNEKLPPIIIEILRAHIITLHHYLMLFIMLGFSVLFGSVKAPGLGLAARYMFTMAVGRLLRAITFVSTILPSLRPWCATARFRVPQHPHPWAQKYYMPYASDSNAIHKLIQTDTHYASVQEYPDEYRPDWGKMSFLVDVLRPTVGEGSSWLRLLKKASGGCNDLMYSGHMLVAVLTAMAWTEAYGGWTSALIWVLVLHSAQREVRERHHYSVDCVVAIYVGILLWRMTGFIWSARDSSKAKRLAKLDEVRTRLARAAKDSDVEEIRRLLEEVESTGQERESFSQRAILAFAAIVIVFTLTCVVLAFTLTSDG, encoded by the exons ATGGCGAAGTCGAAGGGCTTGAAGCTCCCGAAGCCCCCCAAGCTCTTCGCCAATGTGGGGGGCTTGGGGCTCGCGGCGATCGCGTACGTGTGCGTCGACTACCTCCGCTACGCGTCCCCGTCGTGGCACGCGCGGCTCCAACCCGCGCTCTGGGCCGCGCTCGCCCTAGCCGCGGCGGCGCGCGCGCCCTTCTACCGCCACTGGGCCCTGGAGCTCCGCGCCGCCGCGCCCTTCCTCGCTGCCATGGTCTTCATGCTCCTCGCCTTCCTCTGCGAGGCCCTCTCCGTCCGATTCGTCACCGCCGTGCTCGGCCTCGATTGGCACAA CTCGACTGATCCCCTTCCGGACACCGGCCAGTGGCTGCTTTTAGCACTGAACGAGAAGCTTCCTCCGATCATCATAGAGATCCTCAGAGCTCACATAATCACGCTTCATCACTACTTAATGTTATTTATTATGTTGGGATTTTCTGTGCTTTTCGGCTCTGTTAAAGCCCCTGGTCTTGGGCTAGCCGCGAGATACATGTTCACGATGGCTGTAGGCCGTCTCCTTCGCGCTATTACATTCGTCTCTACAATCCTTCCTTCACTGCGGCCTTGGTGCGCTACCGCTCGGTTTCGAGTTCCTCAGCATCCTCATCCTTGGGCGCAGAAGTATTACATGCCTTATGCTTCGGATTCTAATGCAATTCACAAGCTAATACAAACAGATACACATTATG CATCTGTTCAAGAATATCCAGATGAGTATAGACCAGATTGGGGAAAGATGAGCTTCCTAGTCGATGTTTTGAGACCAACTGTCGGCGAGGGATCTTCGTGGCTCCGCTTGTTGAAAAAAGCTAGTGGTGGTTGTAACGACCTAATGTACAGTGGCCACATGCTTGTTGCGGTGCTAACTGCTATGGCATGGACG GAAGCATACGGAGGCTGGACTTCGGCTTTGATATGGGTTCTCGTCCTCCACAGCGCACAAAGAGAGGTTCGCGAGCGCCACCATTACAGCGTCGACTGTGTAGTGGCGATCTACGTCGGCATATTATTATGGAGGATGACCGGCTTTATTTGGTCGGCCAGGGACTCTTCCAAAGCCAAAAGGCTAGCCAAGCTCGACGAGGTTCGGACCCGATTAGCTCGAGCTGCAAAGGATTCGGATGTCGAAGAGATACGACGCCTCTTAGAAGAGGTCGAATCGACCGGCCAAGAAAGGGAGAGCTTCTCGCAAAGGGCGATCTTGGCGTTCGCGGCAATAGTGATTGTTTTTACGCTAACTTGTGTCGTCCTCGCGTTTACGCTGACGAGCGACGGGTGA